DNA from Methylobacterium currus:
TCGAGGAGAAGAAGGACGGCCGCGCCTACGACGCGGCGCCCGACCAGGCCCTGCTGAGCCTGACCGAGGAATCGGCCCTGGCCGACGCCCTGCGGACAGCCGGCGCCGAGGCGGGCCGGGCGGTCGCGGCGGAGGATTTCGAGGGCGCGATGCGGGCGCTCTCGACCTTGCGCGCGCCGGTCGATGCCTTCTTCGACACGGTGACGGTGAATGCCGAGGACGCCGCCTTGCGTGCCAACCGACTCGCCCTGCTCAATGGCCTGCGGGCGGCGACCCGGGAAGTGGCGGATTTCTCCCGCATCGGCGGCGAGGGCCGCTGATAGTCATTAACATAAGTTGCGTTGCACAAGAGCCTCAGCATTTCACCAGGGAACGGTTTAACGACTTTTTCATTGTTTGTCGGCGCCGAGAACCGGTACAAACTGATCCGGTTCGATTCTCATCAACAGACAAGTTCGGCGCTGAGCGTCGGCGGGGAGGAACGGCCTGTGTCGTAGCGCACTGCGTGGCGCCGCGACCGGTCGTTCACTCCAGCGCGGACGCCCGGAAGCCGGACCGGGGACCTGAGGCAGGAGAAAGCCACGATGTCGCTCGGCGGTAAGGCTCGACCCAAGGAGCAGGCAGCTCCTCCGACGCCGGACACATCCGCGCCGCAAGCGGGCGGCCCGGAGGGCACGCATGGCCAGGGCGACGCCGAGACGTGCGCCCAGATCCGCACCCATGTGCGACAGGTTCTGCAGCAGGCTGGACCCCGCGCCTCAATCGAGGGAAATTGATCGCAACAGCCGGCCCGCCCCGTCGCGGATCTCGAGGTGCCAGCCCGCCCCGAGGAGCGGCAGGTCGCCGCTCGCCCGCATCTCGGCGATGACCGCCCGTGCCTCGGATTCAGCCTGGTCCGGCGTGCCGGCCTCGACGCCCGTCGGGTCCTCGATCGCACGCGCCGGGCCGACCAGGTTGAAGAAGTAACGCTGCGTCATGAGGCTGACCACGGTCGGGAACGGGACGGGCGCGGCTCGGGCGTCACCGGTCGGCCCGCCCGGTCGGTTGTGAGCGGTGCGATCCCCGGACGTTACCAGCCCGGTTCCGGGCTGGCATGTCAGGGAAAAGGCGAGTTGCGCACCAAAGCGTGAGCGATTCCGCGCCTGCCGCGTTCCTCCGAAGGGAGAGGGCGGCCGCCCCCCGGCTCCCACCGCCCGCGGGCGGTCGACGGATCACGGGGCGGCGAAGGCAGGCCGACGATGCATCACGATTCCGCCCGCGCGCACCCCGAGAAGCGGGGACTTCCGGACAAGCCGGGGGCTTCGGCCCGCAGCATCGTGCTCACCCTCCTCGGTGTCGTGATCGGCAGCGCCGGCTATTACGCCTCGTGGCGCTTCCAGACCCCGATCGGCACCCTCGGCGGCATCGCCGGCCTGGCGCTCTGCGTGATCGGCACGAGCCACGGCCACGACGGTCCGTCGCAGATCGGGTGACGTCCGCTCCTGCGGCAAAACGCGATCGGGCTGGGATCGATCCGGGGCGACCTGGGGACGTTGGGGACCATCCGACACGAAGATCCCCCGACACGAAGATCCCCATGGAGACCCTCATGAACGCCAATTCCCCCGAGCACCGCACCGGCCATGACGTCGATTCGGTCGATCAGGTCAGCAGCGTCACGCTGCTCGGCTTCGCCGTCGTCGGCGCGGCCCTGACGGTGGCCCTCAACACGATGCTGATCTGAGCGGCCGGGCGGCGGGGTGCTGTCGTAGCGCCCCGTCCTTCCCGGGGCTGCCAGATCGGATAAAGCGTCAGCGTTTCCTGCACGAGAGACCGGTGACGACGATGCTGAGAGCCGCCCTGCTGGCGACGTGTGTGACCTGGAGCGGCGCCGCTCTGGCCATCGAGGTGAAGCTGCCCGGCAAGGCAGTGATCGGCCCCGAGAGCCGGGCCGTCACGATGACGTTCGGCTGCTCCACGACGCGGTCGCGCACCGAGACCGGCGCCCTGTCGATCGGCTTCGATGTTCCCGACTTCGAAGCCCTGGAGAAGCGGTTCGACTTCGGCGCCTTCGAGGGCCCCACGGGCACCCGCAAGCCGTTGACCGAGATCACGGTCGTGCAGGGCGTGCGCCTGCCGGCCAACGGTGCCGTCGCGGTCGACGGCACCAGCTTCTCCCTCGGTGCCAGCGCGTCCTTGCGCGGCCAGGCGGCCGAGCTGGGCAAGCTCAAGGCCATCGCGGGCGCCGCGAGCGCCGGGCCGGGAGACCTGCGCTGGCGCCAGGACAGCCCGCGCAAGGGCGACGTCCCGATCCTGGTGTCGGTGCCGATCCCGGCCGCCGATGCCGACAGGCTCAAGGCAGCCCTCGCTCCCTGCCTGAAGGCCAACTAGCCCTCAGCCAAGTAGCGCTCACCCAAGTAGCCCTGGAGCGAGGAGCCTCGGACGGAGCCTCAGCGCCGCCAGATCCCGATCCGGTTCGAGCGCGCCTGCTCCTCGGCGGCGAGCAGGTCCGGCGTGGCGTCGGCGCTGGCGCGGCCGCCGCCGTTGAACAGGATCAGCTCGGACAGGTCCTGGCCGTCGAGGGAGCAGCGATAGACGCCCCCCTCCCCTGCCGGCGCGCAGGCGACGTCGCGTCGGCGCAGGTAGCGGCCGAGCTCGCGGGCGTTGCGGCCGGACAAGCCGTCGACCCCGATCAGCCGCACCGTGCGCCCGTCGAAATCGAGGGTGCCGGTATCGACCACCGCCGGGTTGCCCCGCAGCACCGCGCGGCCCGCCAGATCCCGCGCCCGCGAATCGGCCTCCGGCTCGGCGATGCTCGCCGTCTCGGGCCGTGGCCCCGGGGTGGTCCCCGGGACCTGGCGGGCCGCCTCGGGCCTGGCCGTCTCGCTCTTGCTGGCCTTGGCGCGGGCGGCGAGGGCCTGGGTGACGAAATCGTGCCAGATCTGGGCCGGCATGTCGCCGCCGGTGACGCCGGCCATCGGGGTATTGTCGTCGTTGCCGAGCCAGACCCCGACCACGAGGTCGCCGGCAAAGCCGACGAACCAGGCGTCGCGGCTGTCCTGGGTGGTGCCGGTCTTGCCCCCGGCCGGCACCGAGACACGGGCGTTCTTGCCGGTGCCCTCCCGCACCACGGCGCTGAGCAGGTCGAGCATCGCGGTGCGCGCCGCCTGGTCGCGGGCCGGCGTCGGTGCGGCCTGCGGCCGGGTGTAGAGCGCCTGGTCGCGGGCGAGGATCTGGCGCACGCTATAGGGCTCGATGGTCTCGGCGCCCGCCGCCACCGCCGCGTAGGCGCGGGTCATTTCGAGAAGCGTGGTCTCGGCCGAGCCGAGGGCGAGGCTCGGCAGGTTCGGCAGGTCCGAGGTGACGCCGAGGCCCCGCGCCGTCTCGATCACCGCCGGCATGCCCACCGCCTCGGCGAGCTGCACCGCTACGGTGTTGATCGAGTGCGCGAAGGCGGAGCGCAAGGTGACCGCGCCGCGGTAGCGGCCGCCATAATTCTCCGGCTCCCACTCGCCGACCTGGGTCGGGCGATCGACGAGGGTCGAATCCGGGCGATAACCCTCGCGCAGCGCCGTGAGGTAGACGAACAGCTTGAACAGCGAGCCCGGCTGGCGCTTGGCCTGGGTGACGCGGTTGAACTGGCTGTCGGCATAGTCGCGCCCGCCGACCATCGCCAGGATCGCCCCGTCCGTGGACATCGCTACCAGCGCCCCTTGGGAGACCTTGCGGCGCTCGCCGTCCTGGTCGAGGCGGCGGGCGATCACGCTCTCGGCGATGTTCTGGAGCGTCAGGTCGAGGGTGGTGCGCACGGTGGCGTCGGCCGGCCCGGTGCCGATGAGGGTGCGGACCGAATCGGCGACGCTGTCGACGAAGTAGTTGGTACCGACCGGCGTCTCCGTCGGCACCCGCACGGTGGCGGGGGCGCGCTTCGCCGCGTCGGCCTCCGCCTTCGTGACCGCGCCGGTCTCCACCATCGCGTCGAGCACCTGGGCGGCGCGGCCCCGGGCGCCGTCGAGGTTGCGATGGGGCGCGAGCTGCGAGGGCGCGCGGACGAGGCCCGCCAGCATGGCGGCCTCGCTCAAGCTCAGGTCCTTGGCCGGCTTGCCGAAATAGCGCTGCGCCGCCGCGTCGGCGCCGTACACGCCGGCGCCGAAATAGGCTGCGTTGAGGTAGCGGGTGAGGATCTCGTCCTTCGGCAGCTGCGATTCGAGCCACAGGGACAGCACCGCCTCCTGCACCTTCCGCTTCAG
Protein-coding regions in this window:
- a CDS encoding DUF6894 family protein — encoded protein: MTQRYFFNLVGPARAIEDPTGVEAGTPDQAESEARAVIAEMRASGDLPLLGAGWHLEIRDGAGRLLRSISLD
- a CDS encoding PBP1A family penicillin-binding protein — its product is MSDQPPESGPDGRSRDWLDLGGAPRPSAEAKAAEPRAATAEARFSGVRRAAAGFGARLGPAARDGVRRARATAGRFADHPATRRAAAATAAAWRPAMALARRVPWLRLTAATAALVAGLVLAYTVYALVTLPVNGGLTVEPTASALVVRAADGQAFATRGVIKGAKLAPKEVPPVLAKAIVSIEDRRFYEHHGIDLRGLFRAALRNAAAGGTREGGSTLTQQLVRMSYLSQDRTLKRKVQEAVLSLWLESQLPKDEILTRYLNAAYFGAGVYGADAAAQRYFGKPAKDLSLSEAAMLAGLVRAPSQLAPHRNLDGARGRAAQVLDAMVETGAVTKAEADAAKRAPATVRVPTETPVGTNYFVDSVADSVRTLIGTGPADATVRTTLDLTLQNIAESVIARRLDQDGERRKVSQGALVAMSTDGAILAMVGGRDYADSQFNRVTQAKRQPGSLFKLFVYLTALREGYRPDSTLVDRPTQVGEWEPENYGGRYRGAVTLRSAFAHSINTVAVQLAEAVGMPAVIETARGLGVTSDLPNLPSLALGSAETTLLEMTRAYAAVAAGAETIEPYSVRQILARDQALYTRPQAAPTPARDQAARTAMLDLLSAVVREGTGKNARVSVPAGGKTGTTQDSRDAWFVGFAGDLVVGVWLGNDDNTPMAGVTGGDMPAQIWHDFVTQALAARAKASKSETARPEAARQVPGTTPGPRPETASIAEPEADSRARDLAGRAVLRGNPAVVDTGTLDFDGRTVRLIGVDGLSGRNARELGRYLRRRDVACAPAGEGGVYRCSLDGQDLSELILFNGGGRASADATPDLLAAEEQARSNRIGIWRR